One Meriones unguiculatus strain TT.TT164.6M chromosome 5, Bangor_MerUng_6.1, whole genome shotgun sequence DNA segment encodes these proteins:
- the Klrg1 gene encoding killer cell lectin-like receptor subfamily G member 1 isoform X1 yields MADSSVYYTLEQPAAPQHQDDSTPKPRAVLHGRRFPCLMMVALGLLTAILVSLLLYQRIQCCGSKDSACARCPRCPNFWMRNGSHCYYFSLEKRDWNSSLKFCADQGSHLLTLLDNQEVSLPQNLFREYLGPDFYWIGLRNNDGWRWEGGSALSLRILSNSLIQRCGVIHRAGLQASSCEVPLPWICEKVIC; encoded by the exons ATGGCTGACAGTTCTGTCTATTACACACTAGAGCAGCCTGCCGCACCTCAACACCAAGATGACTCCACACCGAAGCCCAGAG CTGTCTTACACGGGCGCCGCTTTCCCTGCCTCATGATGGTGGCTTTGGGGCTTTTGACTGCCATCCTCGTGAGTTTACTGTTGTACCAGCGGATCCAGTGCTGCG GCTCCAAGGACTCTGCGTGTGCCCGCTGCCCCAGATGCCCCAACTTCTGGATGAGGAATGGCAGCCACTGTTACTATTTCTCCCTGGAGAAAAGGGACTGGAATTCTAGTCTAAAATTCTGTGCAGACCAAGGCTCACATCTGCTTACGCTTCTCGACAACCAGGAAGTG TCTCTCCCTCAGAACCTGTTCCGAGAGTACCTGGGCCCGGACTTTTACTGGATTGGCTTGAGGAACAATGATGGCTGGAGATGGGAAGGTGGCTCAGCTCTAAGCTTAAG GATTCTTTCCAACAGCCTGATACAGAGGTGTGGTGTCATCCACCGAGCTGGCCTTCAGGCCTCCAGCTGCGAAGTCCCTTTGCCGTGGATCTGTGAGAAGGTCATTTGCTGA
- the Klrg1 gene encoding killer cell lectin-like receptor subfamily G member 1 isoform X2: MADSSVYYTLEQPAAPQHQDDSTPKPRAVLHGRRFPCLMMVALGLLTAILVSLLLYQRIQCCGSKDSACARCPRCPNFWMRNGSHCYYFSLEKRDWNSSLKFCADQGSHLLTLLDNQEVNLFREYLGPDFYWIGLRNNDGWRWEGGSALSLRILSNSLIQRCGVIHRAGLQASSCEVPLPWICEKVIC; encoded by the exons ATGGCTGACAGTTCTGTCTATTACACACTAGAGCAGCCTGCCGCACCTCAACACCAAGATGACTCCACACCGAAGCCCAGAG CTGTCTTACACGGGCGCCGCTTTCCCTGCCTCATGATGGTGGCTTTGGGGCTTTTGACTGCCATCCTCGTGAGTTTACTGTTGTACCAGCGGATCCAGTGCTGCG GCTCCAAGGACTCTGCGTGTGCCCGCTGCCCCAGATGCCCCAACTTCTGGATGAGGAATGGCAGCCACTGTTACTATTTCTCCCTGGAGAAAAGGGACTGGAATTCTAGTCTAAAATTCTGTGCAGACCAAGGCTCACATCTGCTTACGCTTCTCGACAACCAGGAAGTG AACCTGTTCCGAGAGTACCTGGGCCCGGACTTTTACTGGATTGGCTTGAGGAACAATGATGGCTGGAGATGGGAAGGTGGCTCAGCTCTAAGCTTAAG GATTCTTTCCAACAGCCTGATACAGAGGTGTGGTGTCATCCACCGAGCTGGCCTTCAGGCCTCCAGCTGCGAAGTCCCTTTGCCGTGGATCTGTGAGAAGGTCATTTGCTGA